One genomic segment of Nonomuraea coxensis DSM 45129 includes these proteins:
- a CDS encoding MBL fold metallo-hydrolase: protein MEVLSFRTPGLGDQTYLLTHDGRGVLVDPQRDIGRFLDAAAERDVELRFVLETHLHNDYVSGGEQAALRTGAELVMPAAAAPAYRHTPAFHLEDIDGGGGLALRPVHTPGHTPEHTSYLVLIDGEPVALFSGGSLLVASAGRPDLLGPERARSLARLQHISLRRLAALPPGTALYPTHGEGSFCTATGAGRLTSTIGAELADNPLLAVDDPEKFADTLLAAPAPIPAFYRHMGPANTLGVPPMPPVQVPELDEPAAGHVVDVRPREAQAGGMLPGSYGIELDNDFGSWTGWLLPHGEPITLVAGPGQDVTEAVTQLAQIGVDTVQGVVRDLGDAATQTYRLVDLGTFVRLLREPDAQLLDVRMPSEREQVRLPGAAERFLPDLFTQGVPDALDQERPVLVACASGRRAAIAAARLAGAGYRPIALTGAGVPDVVSALDRLN from the coding sequence ATGGAAGTCCTGTCGTTCCGCACGCCCGGCCTGGGCGACCAGACTTACCTGCTGACCCACGACGGCCGCGGGGTGCTCGTCGATCCGCAGCGCGACATCGGCCGTTTCCTCGACGCCGCCGCCGAGCGGGACGTCGAGCTGCGGTTCGTGCTGGAGACCCACCTGCACAACGACTACGTCTCCGGCGGCGAGCAGGCCGCCCTGCGCACCGGCGCCGAGCTGGTGATGCCCGCCGCCGCGGCCCCCGCCTACCGGCACACGCCCGCCTTCCACCTGGAGGACATCGACGGCGGCGGCGGCCTGGCCCTGCGGCCCGTCCACACGCCCGGCCACACCCCCGAGCACACCAGCTACCTGGTGCTCATCGACGGCGAGCCGGTCGCGCTGTTCTCCGGCGGCAGCCTGCTGGTCGCCTCTGCGGGACGGCCCGACCTGCTCGGACCGGAACGCGCCCGCTCCCTGGCCCGCCTCCAGCACATCTCGCTGCGCCGGCTGGCCGCGCTGCCGCCCGGCACCGCCCTCTACCCCACCCACGGCGAGGGCTCGTTCTGCACGGCGACCGGCGCGGGCCGCCTGACCTCCACCATCGGCGCGGAACTGGCGGACAACCCGCTGCTGGCCGTGGACGACCCGGAGAAGTTCGCCGACACGCTGCTGGCCGCCCCGGCTCCCATCCCGGCCTTCTACCGGCACATGGGCCCGGCCAACACGCTCGGCGTCCCGCCCATGCCACCCGTCCAGGTGCCCGAGCTCGACGAGCCCGCCGCCGGCCACGTCGTGGACGTCCGGCCGCGCGAGGCCCAGGCCGGAGGCATGCTGCCCGGCTCGTACGGCATCGAGCTGGACAACGACTTCGGCAGCTGGACCGGCTGGCTGCTCCCCCACGGCGAGCCGATCACGCTGGTCGCCGGGCCCGGACAGGACGTCACCGAGGCCGTCACCCAGCTCGCCCAGATCGGCGTCGACACCGTCCAGGGCGTCGTACGGGACCTCGGCGACGCCGCCACCCAGACCTACCGGCTCGTGGACCTCGGCACCTTCGTCCGGCTCCTCCGCGAACCGGACGCCCAGCTCCTGGACGTGCGGATGCCCAGCGAGCGGGAGCAGGTCCGCCTGCCGGGCGCGGCCGAGCGTTTCCTGCCCGACCTGTTCACCCAGGGCGTCCCGGACGCGCTCGACCAGGAGCGGCCGGTGCTCGTCGCCTGCGCCTCCGGCCGCCGCGCCGCCATCGCCGCCGCGCGGCTCGCCGGCGCGGGCTACCGCCCGATCGCGCTCACCGGCGCGGGCGTCCCCGACGTCGTTTCCGCCCTCGACCGGCTCAACTAG
- the gap gene encoding type I glyceraldehyde-3-phosphate dehydrogenase yields MRIAINGFGRIGRAVLRRALRTDLDGVLDVVAVNDVADVDTLAHLLRHDSTYGPLDLPVTASPGTLEVGGHKIAVTSCPDPERIDWRAHDVGLVIDATGRFRTRDALAGHLKAGAPRVLLSAPGKGLDATVVPGVNDAAYDPARHEIVSLASCTTNCVAPMVKVLHERFGLVRGFMTTIHAYTGDQVLLDAPHKDPRRGRSAAVNIVPTTTGAARMVGQVLPELNGRLDGIAIRVPVEDGSITDLSAQLSRPATAREVNDAFAAAAENELRGILRYSTDPLVSRDIVGDAASCVFDSALTQASGDLVKVFGWYDNEWGYANRLVEMARRMA; encoded by the coding sequence ATGAGAATCGCGATCAATGGTTTCGGCAGGATCGGCAGAGCCGTCCTGCGCCGCGCGCTCCGCACCGACCTGGACGGCGTCCTCGACGTGGTCGCCGTCAACGACGTCGCCGACGTGGACACGCTGGCCCACCTGCTCAGGCACGACTCCACGTACGGGCCGCTCGACCTGCCCGTCACCGCGTCCCCCGGCACGCTGGAGGTCGGCGGTCACAAGATCGCCGTCACCTCCTGCCCCGACCCCGAGCGGATCGACTGGCGCGCTCACGACGTGGGGCTCGTCATCGACGCCACCGGACGCTTCCGCACCAGGGACGCCCTGGCCGGGCACCTGAAGGCCGGCGCACCCAGGGTGCTGCTGTCGGCTCCCGGCAAGGGCCTCGACGCCACCGTCGTGCCCGGCGTCAACGACGCGGCCTACGACCCGGCCAGGCACGAGATCGTCTCGCTCGCCTCCTGCACCACCAACTGCGTCGCTCCGATGGTCAAGGTGCTGCACGAGCGGTTCGGCCTGGTCCGCGGCTTCATGACCACCATCCACGCCTACACCGGTGACCAGGTGCTGCTGGACGCCCCGCACAAGGACCCGCGCCGGGGCCGCTCGGCGGCCGTCAACATCGTGCCGACCACCACCGGCGCGGCCCGCATGGTCGGCCAGGTGCTCCCCGAGCTGAACGGCCGCCTCGACGGCATCGCGATCAGGGTGCCGGTCGAGGACGGCTCGATCACCGACCTGTCCGCCCAGCTCAGCCGTCCCGCGACGGCACGGGAGGTCAACGACGCCTTCGCAGCGGCCGCGGAGAACGAGCTGCGCGGCATCCTGCGCTACAGCACCGACCCGCTCGTCTCCCGCGACATCGTCGGCGACGCCGCCTCCTGCGTGTTCGACTCCGCCCTCACCCAGGCGAGCGGCGATCTGGTGAAGGTGTTCGGCTGGTACGACAACGAGTGGGGCTACGCCAACCGGCTGGTCGAGATGGCCCGGCGCATGGCCTGA
- a CDS encoding DUF1918 domain-containing protein: MKATVGDRLIVERTSGDQIRRKGVVVAVEHTDGSPPYLVRWLDTERESLVFPGPDARIVTDAR, encoded by the coding sequence ATGAAGGCCACCGTGGGAGACCGGCTGATCGTGGAACGTACGTCCGGCGACCAGATCCGCAGGAAGGGCGTGGTCGTGGCGGTGGAGCACACCGACGGCTCGCCCCCCTACCTGGTGCGCTGGCTGGACACCGAGCGCGAGTCCCTCGTCTTCCCCGGGCCCGACGCCCGCATCGTCACGGACGCCCGCTGA
- a CDS encoding cation-translocating P-type ATPase — protein MIPLTVSHSGQGLTTAQAAARLAADGPNVLPPPRRTRPIVLLVRQLAHFFALLLWGASALALLAGMPQLAVAIVVVVLLNGGFAFAQEYRADQAAQKLRELIPANAVVRRDGRRRLVGAAELVVGDVVLLEAGDRISADLELTEAHALAVNESTLTGESVPARPRTGDPAFAGTFVVEGEAEAVVVATGGRTRLAGIARLTQEATRPPSPLSVQLGKVVRIVAGIALAVGTAFFCLALLLGMEASQSFLFALGVTVALVPEGLLPTVTLSLARAAQRMAARQALVRHLEAVETLGSATFICTDKTGTLTRNEMTVAEVWAPRCPPAEVLRPAVLSSTGRMSDGKPVGDPMEVALHVEALRLGADLTGEITARNPFDPVRRRSSVVVGGRLQLKGAPDSVLPLCQDVPGTADALARMSERGLRVLAVARGDTAEERDLELLGLVGLYDPPRDDVAEAIQKCRAAGIRLAMVTGDHPGTARAIAAEVGLLGPDRLVVTGAELPDDDAALGELLDRDGVVVARVTPEDKLRIARALRARGHVVAMTGDGVNDGPALREADIGIAMGASGTDVAREAADLVLLDDHFATIVAAVELGRATYANVRRFLTYHLTDNVAELTPFAVWALSGGTVPLALSVLQVLALDIGTDLLPALALGAEPANPRTMRGPARAGGLIDRRLLVRVFGVLGPAQAIAEMAAFLGVLLLSGWHLGAAPDAGVLGAASGAAFAAVVLGQLVNAFACRSESRWIGRLRGRANPLLLGAVAFEAVLLLVFLGVPPVAGLLGGTFPGPAGWALALLAIPVMVAADTAHKTWRASRGRTSSRPETSGSAAREPAGAGLNRDGNRP, from the coding sequence ATGATCCCCCTCACCGTGTCCCACAGCGGGCAAGGGCTCACCACGGCCCAGGCGGCGGCCCGGCTGGCCGCCGACGGGCCCAACGTGCTGCCGCCGCCCCGCCGTACGCGCCCGATCGTGCTGCTGGTGCGCCAGCTCGCGCACTTCTTCGCGCTGCTGCTGTGGGGCGCGTCGGCGCTCGCGCTGCTGGCCGGCATGCCGCAGCTCGCCGTGGCGATCGTGGTCGTCGTGCTGCTCAACGGCGGCTTCGCCTTCGCCCAGGAATACCGCGCCGACCAGGCCGCGCAGAAGCTGCGCGAGCTCATCCCGGCCAACGCCGTGGTGCGCCGCGACGGCCGCCGCCGGCTGGTCGGCGCGGCCGAGCTGGTCGTCGGCGACGTGGTGCTGCTGGAGGCGGGGGACCGGATCTCGGCCGACCTGGAGCTGACCGAGGCGCACGCCCTGGCGGTCAACGAGTCGACGCTGACCGGTGAGAGCGTCCCCGCCCGCCCGCGTACGGGTGATCCGGCCTTCGCCGGCACGTTCGTGGTGGAGGGCGAGGCCGAGGCCGTCGTGGTGGCGACCGGCGGGCGTACCCGGCTGGCCGGGATCGCCCGGCTCACGCAGGAGGCGACCCGGCCGCCCAGCCCGCTGTCGGTCCAGCTCGGCAAGGTCGTCAGGATCGTCGCGGGGATCGCCCTGGCCGTCGGCACGGCCTTCTTCTGCCTGGCGCTCCTGCTCGGCATGGAGGCGAGCCAGAGCTTCCTGTTCGCGCTGGGCGTCACCGTGGCGCTGGTGCCCGAAGGGCTGCTGCCGACGGTCACGCTGTCGCTGGCCCGCGCCGCCCAGCGGATGGCCGCCCGCCAGGCCCTGGTACGCCACCTGGAGGCGGTCGAGACGCTCGGCTCGGCCACGTTCATCTGCACCGACAAGACCGGCACGCTCACCCGCAACGAGATGACCGTGGCCGAGGTCTGGGCGCCCCGGTGCCCGCCCGCCGAGGTGCTGCGCCCGGCCGTGCTCAGCTCCACCGGACGGATGAGCGACGGCAAGCCCGTCGGCGATCCCATGGAGGTCGCCCTGCACGTCGAGGCGCTGCGCCTCGGCGCCGACCTGACCGGCGAGATCACCGCGCGCAACCCCTTCGACCCCGTACGCCGCCGCTCCTCCGTCGTCGTGGGCGGCCGGCTGCAGCTCAAGGGAGCCCCGGACAGCGTGCTGCCGCTGTGCCAGGACGTACCGGGCACAGCGGACGCGCTGGCCCGGATGAGCGAACGCGGGCTGCGCGTGCTCGCGGTCGCCCGCGGCGACACGGCGGAGGAGCGCGACCTCGAACTGCTCGGCCTGGTGGGCCTGTACGACCCGCCTCGCGACGACGTGGCCGAGGCGATCCAGAAGTGCCGCGCCGCCGGGATCAGGCTGGCCATGGTCACCGGCGACCACCCGGGCACCGCCCGCGCCATCGCCGCCGAGGTCGGCCTGCTCGGCCCCGACCGGCTGGTCGTCACCGGCGCGGAACTGCCCGACGACGACGCGGCCCTGGGCGAGCTGCTGGACCGCGACGGCGTCGTCGTCGCCCGCGTGACGCCCGAGGACAAGCTGCGCATCGCCCGCGCCCTGCGCGCCCGCGGCCACGTCGTCGCGATGACCGGCGACGGCGTCAACGACGGGCCCGCGCTGCGCGAGGCCGACATCGGCATCGCCATGGGCGCCTCCGGCACCGACGTCGCCCGCGAGGCCGCCGACCTCGTCCTGCTCGACGACCACTTCGCGACCATCGTGGCGGCCGTCGAGCTGGGCCGCGCCACCTACGCCAACGTGCGGCGCTTCCTCACCTACCACCTGACCGACAACGTGGCCGAGCTGACCCCGTTCGCCGTCTGGGCACTGTCCGGCGGGACCGTGCCCCTCGCCCTGAGCGTGCTGCAGGTGCTCGCCCTGGACATCGGGACCGATCTGCTGCCCGCTCTCGCCCTGGGCGCCGAGCCGGCCAACCCGCGCACCATGCGGGGCCCCGCCCGCGCCGGCGGGCTCATCGACCGGCGGCTGCTCGTGCGGGTGTTCGGCGTCCTCGGCCCGGCTCAGGCGATCGCCGAGATGGCCGCCTTCCTCGGCGTCCTGCTGCTGAGCGGCTGGCACCTGGGAGCCGCGCCGGACGCCGGCGTGCTCGGCGCCGCCTCCGGCGCCGCGTTCGCCGCCGTGGTGCTCGGCCAGCTCGTCAACGCCTTCGCCTGCCGCAGCGAGTCCCGCTGGATCGGACGGCTGCGCGGGCGCGCCAACCCGCTGCTGCTCGGCGCGGTCGCCTTCGAGGCGGTGCTGCTCCTGGTCTTCCTCGGCGTCCCGCCCGTCGCGGGCCTGCTCGGCGGGACGTTCCCCGGCCCGGCCGGCTGGGCGCTCGCGCTGCTGGCGATCCCCGTCATGGTCGCGGCCGACACCGCGCACAAGACCTGGCGGGCGTCCAGGGGACGAACGTCCTCCCGCCCGGAGACCTCCGGCTCTGCCGCCCGCGAGCCCGCCGGCGCAGGCTTGAACCGGGACGGGAACCGGCCCTGA
- a CDS encoding WS/DGAT/MGAT family O-acyltransferase has protein sequence MTDHMSPLDAAFLTLEDEEPEVSMAISSVAVLDGPAPSHEEFLAAIRARLPLVERYRQKARQVPLDLGAPVWVDDAAFDLTYHVRRVALAPPGGDGPFHELIADIMSQRLDRARPLWEYWVIEGLSGGRWAVVSKVHHCMVDGVSGTQLYYAIFDLSPEGTPGLPQDTWTPDGEPSALSLTAAALRDLLLNPVEQARLIRRAVASPRETARRAAEAVRGLTVLAGALRPATATTLTGPIGERRRYAVARAPLAEVKEIAHRTGVTVNDVVLAAISGGYRSLLRRRGEQPHPRAVRTLVPVSVRAPGEEGVCENRISLLLAFLPVHLADPAERLRAAHEHLAELKAGGEAQAGEALTTLARHEPFPPISWATRLAARLPQRQIVTVTTNVPGPRVPLYLLGRRVREILPYVPIATRLRTGVSVFSYCDQVAFGVTGDHDSAPEVGRLARDIEKELRALAAAHRRATPRRGRGREAIGPAPLGTLASDHAVPAAGR, from the coding sequence ATGACCGACCACATGAGCCCGCTGGACGCGGCCTTCCTGACCCTTGAGGACGAGGAACCCGAGGTGTCCATGGCGATCTCGTCGGTCGCCGTGCTCGACGGCCCGGCGCCCTCCCACGAGGAGTTCCTCGCCGCCATCCGGGCCAGGCTCCCCCTGGTGGAACGCTACCGGCAGAAGGCCAGGCAGGTGCCGCTCGACCTCGGCGCGCCCGTCTGGGTGGACGACGCCGCCTTCGACCTGACCTACCACGTCCGGCGGGTCGCCCTGGCGCCGCCGGGCGGCGACGGCCCCTTCCACGAGCTGATCGCGGACATCATGTCCCAGCGGCTCGACCGCGCCCGGCCGCTGTGGGAGTACTGGGTGATCGAAGGACTGTCCGGCGGACGCTGGGCCGTGGTGTCCAAGGTGCACCACTGCATGGTGGACGGCGTGTCCGGCACCCAGCTCTACTACGCGATCTTCGACCTGTCGCCCGAGGGCACCCCGGGCCTGCCGCAGGACACCTGGACCCCGGACGGTGAGCCGTCCGCGCTGAGCCTCACCGCCGCCGCGCTGCGCGACCTGCTGCTCAACCCCGTCGAGCAGGCGCGCCTGATCCGCCGCGCGGTCGCCTCCCCGCGCGAGACGGCCCGCCGCGCCGCGGAGGCCGTACGCGGGCTCACGGTCCTCGCCGGCGCGCTGCGGCCGGCGACGGCCACCACGCTGACCGGCCCGATCGGGGAGCGGCGGCGGTACGCCGTCGCCCGCGCCCCGCTGGCCGAGGTCAAAGAGATCGCGCACCGGACCGGCGTGACGGTCAACGACGTGGTGCTGGCCGCGATCAGCGGCGGCTACCGCTCCCTGCTGCGCCGGCGCGGCGAGCAGCCGCATCCGCGGGCGGTCCGCACCCTCGTCCCCGTCTCCGTACGCGCCCCCGGCGAGGAGGGCGTCTGCGAGAACCGCATCTCGCTGCTGCTGGCCTTCCTGCCCGTCCACCTGGCCGACCCGGCCGAACGGCTGCGCGCCGCGCACGAGCACCTGGCCGAGCTGAAGGCCGGTGGGGAGGCGCAGGCGGGCGAGGCGCTCACCACCCTGGCCAGGCACGAGCCGTTCCCGCCCATCTCGTGGGCGACGCGGCTGGCCGCGCGCCTCCCGCAACGCCAGATCGTCACCGTCACCACGAACGTCCCCGGCCCCCGCGTGCCGCTCTACCTGCTCGGCCGGCGGGTGCGGGAGATCCTGCCGTACGTGCCCATCGCCACCCGGCTGCGCACCGGCGTGTCCGTCTTCTCCTACTGCGACCAGGTCGCCTTCGGCGTCACCGGCGACCACGACAGCGCGCCCGAGGTCGGGAGGCTCGCCCGCGACATCGAGAAGGAGCTCCGGGCGCTGGCCGCCGCCCACCGCCGGGCGACGCCGCGGCGCGGGCGCGGGCGAGAGGCCATAGGTCCCGCGCCTCTGGGGACACTCGCCTCTGATCACGCCGTCCCGGCCGCCGGACGATGA
- a CDS encoding metal-sensitive transcriptional regulator: MELNQSMVGDALTRLKRAHGQLAGVIAMIEAGEDCTKVLTQLAAVSKALDRAGFKIVATGLRHCQDSERRGDEPPMSVTELEKLFLALA, translated from the coding sequence ATGGAGCTGAACCAGAGCATGGTGGGCGACGCGCTGACCCGACTCAAGCGGGCGCACGGCCAGCTGGCCGGGGTCATCGCGATGATCGAGGCGGGCGAGGACTGCACGAAGGTCCTCACCCAGCTCGCGGCCGTCTCCAAGGCACTCGACCGGGCCGGCTTCAAGATCGTCGCCACCGGCCTGAGGCACTGCCAGGACAGCGAGAGACGCGGTGACGAGCCACCCATGAGCGTCACGGAGCTGGAGAAGCTCTTCCTGGCGCTCGCCTGA
- a CDS encoding universal stress protein, producing MNGHILVGVDGSAPATAAVEWAAADAVRRGLGLRLVHVCGLCPRDEAAPERCVEALATAGHLARDLAGGVEVRTELLPGNPAEVLIAESGSADSVVLGSRGLGGFTGLLVGSVGMAVAGHAAGPVVVVRGAATTTYGRVVAGYDGSPHSEAALQYAVEQARARGIPLHVVHAWQTPVFSPYMAAYNSFLVNVYQEETGAVAESVALWREKNPDVEITDEALTGHPVGVLARAGAAADLVVVGSRGLGSLASAVLGSVSRGVLHHVTCPVAVVRPR from the coding sequence ATGAACGGACACATCCTCGTGGGCGTGGACGGCTCCGCCCCGGCGACGGCGGCCGTGGAATGGGCCGCGGCCGATGCCGTCCGCCGTGGCCTGGGGCTGCGGCTGGTGCACGTGTGCGGGCTGTGCCCGCGGGACGAGGCCGCCCCGGAGCGCTGTGTGGAAGCGCTCGCCACCGCGGGTCACCTGGCCCGTGACCTGGCCGGCGGCGTCGAGGTCCGCACCGAGCTGCTGCCGGGGAACCCGGCCGAGGTCCTGATCGCCGAGTCCGGGTCCGCCGACAGCGTGGTCCTGGGCAGCCGGGGGCTCGGCGGGTTCACCGGGCTGCTGGTCGGCTCGGTCGGCATGGCCGTGGCCGGGCACGCCGCCGGGCCGGTGGTGGTTGTCCGCGGCGCCGCCACGACGACGTACGGCCGGGTGGTCGCCGGCTACGACGGCTCGCCCCACTCGGAGGCCGCCCTGCAGTACGCGGTCGAGCAGGCGCGGGCGCGCGGCATCCCGCTGCACGTCGTCCACGCCTGGCAGACGCCGGTCTTCTCCCCGTACATGGCGGCGTACAACAGTTTCCTGGTGAACGTCTACCAGGAGGAGACCGGCGCGGTGGCGGAGAGCGTGGCTCTGTGGCGGGAGAAGAACCCCGACGTGGAGATCACCGACGAGGCGCTGACCGGGCATCCGGTGGGAGTCCTGGCCAGGGCGGGAGCCGCGGCCGACCTGGTGGTGGTGGGCTCGCGCGGGCTGGGGAGCCTGGCCTCCGCGGTGCTCGGCTCCGTCAGCCGGGGCGTGCTGCACCACGTGACCTGCCCGGTCGCGGTGGTGAGGCCCCGCTAG
- a CDS encoding sulfite exporter TauE/SafE family protein, with translation MIVLTLAAATLIGVTLGLFGGGGSILAVPVLVYLAGVPAKQAIAMSLLVVAVTSAVSAIGHARAGRIRWRTGLIFGAAGMAGAYAGGLIGPYLPEALLMAAFAAMMLATAIAMIRGRRTPPAAPARHELPVLHVVAEGVAVGVVTGLVGAGGGFLVVPALVLLGGLPMGVAVGTSLLVIAMKSLAGLAGYLHSVPIDWSLALPVTAAAVVGGLAGGALAGRLDADRARVAFGWFVLVMGAFVLVQQVPSALPPAAWWAAAAALAASVAVVLVLRRRSLGRERP, from the coding sequence ATGATCGTCCTGACCCTGGCCGCCGCCACGCTGATCGGCGTCACGCTCGGCCTCTTCGGCGGCGGCGGGTCGATCCTCGCCGTGCCGGTGCTGGTCTACCTCGCCGGCGTGCCCGCCAAGCAGGCGATCGCCATGTCCCTGCTCGTCGTGGCCGTCACCAGCGCGGTCAGCGCGATCGGGCACGCCCGCGCCGGGCGGATCCGGTGGCGCACTGGGCTGATCTTCGGCGCGGCCGGCATGGCGGGCGCCTACGCGGGCGGGCTCATCGGCCCGTACCTGCCCGAGGCGCTGCTCATGGCCGCCTTCGCGGCCATGATGCTCGCCACCGCCATCGCCATGATCCGCGGCCGCCGCACCCCGCCCGCCGCGCCGGCCCGCCACGAGCTGCCGGTCCTCCACGTGGTCGCCGAGGGCGTCGCCGTCGGCGTGGTCACCGGACTCGTCGGCGCGGGCGGCGGCTTCCTCGTGGTGCCCGCGCTGGTCCTGCTCGGCGGCCTGCCCATGGGCGTCGCGGTGGGCACCTCGCTGCTCGTCATCGCCATGAAGTCCCTGGCCGGCCTGGCCGGGTACCTGCACAGCGTGCCCATCGACTGGTCGCTGGCGCTCCCGGTGACCGCCGCCGCCGTCGTCGGCGGGCTCGCCGGCGGCGCACTCGCGGGCCGGCTCGACGCCGACAGGGCGCGCGTGGCGTTCGGCTGGTTCGTGCTGGTCATGGGCGCCTTCGTCCTCGTCCAGCAGGTGCCGTCCGCGCTGCCGCCCGCCGCCTGGTGGGCGGCGGCGGCAGCGCTGGCGGCCTCGGTGGCCGTAGTCCTCGTCCTGCGGCGGCGGTCCCTCGGCAGGGAACGGCCCTAG
- a CDS encoding rhodanese-like domain-containing protein: MSHIDAASARALIAANPDVLVVDVRTPAEYGTAHIDGAVNLPLDQVDAHLRRIVADAGGRLLLICQSGNRAERARAALSDAGLSDVVVLDGGMNAWIASGAPVSRGRARWPLERQVRLAAGSIVLTSVVASLWVPGAAAVAGFVGAGLTFAALTDTCAMGMLLSKLPYNRAGGVDVEAALTRLSRASG; encoded by the coding sequence ATGTCCCACATCGACGCCGCCTCCGCCCGCGCCCTGATCGCGGCCAACCCTGACGTCCTCGTCGTGGACGTCCGCACCCCGGCCGAGTACGGCACGGCGCACATCGACGGCGCCGTCAACCTGCCGCTCGACCAGGTCGACGCGCACCTGCGGCGGATCGTCGCCGACGCGGGCGGCCGGCTGCTGCTCATCTGCCAGTCCGGCAACCGGGCCGAACGCGCCCGCGCGGCGCTGAGCGACGCCGGGCTGTCCGACGTCGTCGTCCTCGACGGCGGCATGAACGCCTGGATCGCCTCGGGCGCGCCCGTCAGCCGGGGCCGGGCCCGCTGGCCGCTGGAGCGCCAGGTCCGGCTCGCCGCCGGGAGCATCGTGCTCACCTCGGTCGTGGCGAGCCTCTGGGTCCCCGGCGCGGCGGCGGTCGCCGGGTTCGTCGGGGCGGGCCTCACGTTCGCGGCGCTCACCGACACCTGCGCCATGGGGATGCTGCTGTCCAAGCTGCCCTACAACCGGGCCGGCGGCGTGGACGTCGAGGCCGCGCTGACCCGCCTCTCCCGGGCGAGCGGCTGA
- a CDS encoding cytochrome P450, with protein sequence MSSDAIYRKQGAIVTALPHTIPAMPTTRQPGCPFDPPKELVEARAHSPISRFPFPDGHQGWIVTGYDLARAILADSRFSSRKELMRHHPTIDYGDIEVPPAPPGEFLLMDEPQHSRYRRPLVGRFTVRRMRMLTERVEQITAEHLDAMEQAGPAADLVTAFAKPIPAVVICELLGVPYEDRGRFQENIDTFLGGEAGDEELLAAYAATQQYLAELVAAKRAHPTDDVLSDLTDGDLTDEELKGMALILLSAGFDTTANMLALGTFALLRNPEQLAALRADPGLTDQAVEELLRYLSVAKQFSRVALEDVELAGHTIEAGTTVILSLSTANRDPDRFPDPHTLDLRRKDGAHLAFSHGIHQCLGQQLARVELRVALPALLRRFPTLRLAVPAGEVALRPETADIYGVKSLPVTWDA encoded by the coding sequence ATGTCCTCAGACGCGATATATCGCAAGCAAGGAGCGATCGTGACCGCCCTCCCCCACACCATCCCCGCGATGCCCACCACGCGGCAGCCCGGCTGTCCCTTCGACCCGCCCAAGGAGCTGGTCGAGGCCCGCGCGCACAGCCCGATCAGCCGCTTCCCCTTCCCCGACGGCCACCAGGGCTGGATCGTCACCGGCTACGACCTGGCCCGCGCGATCCTCGCCGACTCCCGGTTCAGCTCCCGCAAGGAGCTCATGAGACACCATCCGACCATCGACTACGGCGACATCGAGGTCCCCCCGGCGCCGCCCGGCGAGTTCCTCCTCATGGACGAGCCCCAGCACAGCCGCTACCGCAGGCCGCTGGTCGGCAGGTTCACCGTCCGGCGCATGCGGATGCTGACCGAGCGCGTCGAGCAGATCACCGCCGAGCACCTGGACGCCATGGAGCAGGCCGGCCCGGCGGCCGACCTGGTCACCGCCTTCGCCAAGCCCATCCCGGCCGTCGTCATCTGCGAGCTGCTCGGGGTGCCGTACGAGGACCGGGGCCGCTTCCAGGAGAACATCGACACGTTCCTCGGCGGCGAGGCCGGCGACGAGGAACTGCTCGCCGCCTACGCCGCCACCCAGCAGTACCTCGCCGAGCTGGTGGCCGCCAAGCGCGCCCACCCCACGGACGACGTGCTCAGCGACCTGACCGACGGCGACCTGACCGACGAGGAGCTGAAGGGCATGGCCCTGATCCTGCTGTCGGCCGGCTTCGACACCACCGCGAACATGCTCGCCCTGGGCACCTTCGCGCTGCTGCGGAACCCGGAGCAGCTCGCCGCGCTGCGCGCCGACCCGGGCCTCACCGACCAGGCCGTGGAGGAGCTGCTGCGCTACCTGAGCGTCGCCAAGCAGTTCTCCCGGGTCGCGCTGGAGGACGTCGAGCTGGCCGGCCACACCATCGAGGCCGGCACGACGGTCATCCTGTCCCTCAGCACCGCCAACCGCGACCCCGACCGCTTCCCCGACCCCCACACCCTCGACCTGCGCCGGAAGGACGGCGCCCACCTGGCCTTCAGCCACGGCATCCACCAGTGCCTGGGCCAGCAGCTCGCCCGCGTCGAGCTGCGCGTCGCCCTGCCCGCGCTGCTCCGCCGCTTCCCCACGCTCCGGCTGGCCGTGCCGGCCGGGGAGGTGGCGCTGCGCCCGGAGACCGCCGACATCTACGGGGTCAAGAGCCTCCCGGTCACCTGGGACGCCTGA